One genomic region from Cyanobium usitatum str. Tous encodes:
- a CDS encoding DUF760 domain-containing protein, whose protein sequence is MFNPEFLTTDNEAISGNSLIQYLQEQSPDVLQRVARSASGDIQDIIRHNVQGLLGMLPGEQFEVKIQTNRENLAGLLASAMMTGYFLRQMEQRMELDTSLLGCGDLDSDLDADPGELRL, encoded by the coding sequence ATGTTCAACCCGGAGTTCCTGACCACCGATAACGAAGCGATCAGCGGTAACTCGTTGATTCAGTACCTGCAGGAGCAGTCTCCTGATGTGCTGCAAAGGGTTGCTCGCTCAGCCAGTGGCGACATCCAAGACATCATTCGCCACAACGTCCAAGGCCTGCTGGGGATGCTCCCTGGCGAGCAGTTCGAGGTCAAGATTCAGACCAACCGAGAAAACCTGGCTGGCCTGCTGGCTTCGGCGATGATGACCGGTTACTTCCTGCGCCAGATGGAACAGCGCATGGAACTGGACACGAGCCTGCTGGGCTGCGGAGACTTGGACAGCGACCTCGATGCCGACCCAGGCGAGCTCAGGCTCTGA
- a CDS encoding cation diffusion facilitator family transporter: protein MEGRQDTREQVKRVLLVALAVNISMTLLKLLLGLLSGSLAVLADAMHSATDGFSSLLGLVTNGLSDPEPDRDHPYGHHKYEAVGALAIAAFILFTAFEILQAAIGRLSTGLQPLRMDSRELLILLLVLGINILLASYERAEGRRLGSPLLKADAAHTSSDIWTTAVVLVGLAGAVWLNLSWLDVALAIPMCLLLVRVCWSVLRTNLPQLVDQIAIAPEAIHQVAMEVAGVLNCHDIASRGVLGQQVFIDMHMVVDANDLPTAHRITELVEEHLEARFGRVRCTIHLEPREYASAAITFKGTHG from the coding sequence ATGGAGGGTCGCCAGGACACCCGCGAACAGGTGAAGCGAGTGCTGCTGGTGGCCCTGGCCGTCAACATCAGCATGACGCTGTTGAAATTGCTGCTAGGCCTCTTGAGTGGCTCACTAGCCGTGCTGGCGGATGCCATGCACAGTGCCACTGACGGATTTTCGAGCCTGTTGGGACTGGTGACCAATGGACTTTCAGATCCCGAACCAGACCGGGACCATCCCTACGGGCACCACAAGTACGAAGCGGTGGGGGCCCTGGCTATCGCAGCCTTCATCCTGTTCACTGCCTTTGAGATCCTGCAGGCCGCCATCGGGAGGCTGAGCACTGGACTACAGCCCTTGCGAATGGATAGCCGGGAGCTGCTGATATTGCTGCTCGTGCTCGGCATCAACATTCTGTTGGCTAGCTACGAGCGGGCCGAGGGGCGCAGGCTTGGCAGTCCCCTACTCAAGGCCGATGCGGCCCACACCAGCAGCGACATCTGGACAACAGCGGTGGTGCTGGTGGGCCTGGCCGGAGCGGTGTGGCTCAACCTCAGTTGGCTCGATGTCGCCCTTGCGATTCCGATGTGCTTACTGCTGGTGCGGGTGTGCTGGTCGGTGCTGCGCACCAACTTGCCCCAGTTGGTTGATCAGATCGCCATTGCCCCGGAGGCCATTCACCAGGTCGCGATGGAGGTGGCAGGGGTACTCAACTGCCACGACATCGCCAGCCGCGGGGTGCTCGGCCAGCAGGTGTTTATCGACATGCACATGGTTGTGGACGCCAATGACCTGCCAACGGCGCACCGGATCACCGAATTGGTGGAAGAGCACCTAGAGGCCCGGTTTGGTCGGGTGCGCTGCACGATCCACCTCGAACCCCGGGAATACGCCAGCGCCGCCATCACCTTTAAGGGCACCCATGGCTGA
- a CDS encoding metal ABC transporter substrate-binding protein — MGSNLFAPAALSFARFWQDPRFRQAATALLGPALLLGLLTSCRQPPPRSSAASSDGRPLVLTTFTVLADMARNVAGDRLQVRSITRLGAEIHGYEPSPSDLEAAQGADLIVSNGLGLERWADRFIQAAGHGAEVTLSEGMRPLFIEGDAYAGKPNPHAWMSPQRAQHYVNRLVLAFSALDPAGSASFRANGEAYKRQLGQLDADLREALAGVPPAQRLLVSCEGAFSYLAHDYGLEEAYLWPVNAESQVTPRRMARLIETVRRRRVPAVFCESTVNANAQQEVARATGARFGGTFYVDSLSDASGPAPTLLKLQRHNVDLIVKGLGPGASVR, encoded by the coding sequence ATGGGATCCAACCTATTTGCTCCTGCTGCGTTGTCCTTCGCGAGGTTTTGGCAGGATCCAAGATTCCGGCAGGCCGCCACCGCGCTTCTCGGCCCGGCCCTGCTGCTCGGCTTGCTGACCAGCTGCCGCCAGCCGCCACCGCGTTCATCGGCTGCATCAAGCGATGGACGCCCCCTGGTGCTGACCACCTTCACCGTGCTGGCCGACATGGCCCGCAATGTGGCGGGTGACCGGTTGCAGGTGCGTTCGATCACTCGGCTGGGGGCTGAAATTCACGGCTACGAACCCAGCCCCAGCGACCTGGAGGCCGCCCAGGGGGCAGACCTCATTGTTAGTAATGGTTTGGGCCTGGAGCGCTGGGCCGATCGCTTCATCCAAGCCGCTGGTCATGGAGCCGAGGTCACCCTCAGTGAGGGCATGAGGCCCCTGTTTATTGAGGGGGATGCCTATGCCGGGAAGCCCAATCCCCATGCCTGGATGTCGCCGCAGCGAGCTCAGCATTATGTGAACCGTCTGGTGCTGGCCTTCTCAGCCCTCGATCCGGCTGGGTCTGCCAGCTTTCGGGCCAATGGCGAGGCCTACAAGCGCCAGTTGGGTCAGCTGGATGCAGACCTGCGGGAGGCCCTGGCTGGGGTTCCGCCCGCCCAGCGCCTCCTGGTCAGCTGTGAGGGTGCTTTCTCCTATCTGGCTCATGACTACGGGCTCGAGGAGGCCTATCTCTGGCCGGTGAATGCGGAGAGCCAGGTCACCCCCCGACGTATGGCCCGCCTTATCGAAACGGTGCGCCGTCGTCGGGTGCCCGCTGTTTTCTGTGAGAGCACGGTGAATGCCAACGCCCAGCAGGAGGTTGCCCGAGCCACCGGTGCCCGCTTCGGCGGTACCTTCTACGTGGATTCGCTCTCCGATGCTTCCGGCCCCGCTCCCACCTTGCTGAAACTGCAGCGTCACAACGTCGATCTGATCGTTAAGGGTCTTGGACCTGGCGCATCTGTCCGCTGA
- the trpS gene encoding tryptophan--tRNA ligase, whose protein sequence is MARPRVLSGVQPTGALHLGNWLGAIRNWVDLQSSHDTFFCVVDLHAITVPHQPAQLAEDTLSTAALYLACGIDPDRSTVFVQSHVGAHCELAWLLNCVTPLNWLERMIQFKEKAIKQGDQVSVGLLDYPVLMAADILLYDADLVPVGEDQKQHLELARDIAQQRINARFGKRNPDGELIPVLKVPEPLILREGARVMSLTDGSSKMSKSDPNEGSRISLLDPPELVVKKIKRAKTDPTMGLEFGNPERPEADNLLGLYALLAGKSRQQAAEQCSAMGWGTFKPLLAEATVEALRPVQQRYQEWRQQPGAVAEVLRNGQQKAAAVADETLKRVRGTLGFLPPA, encoded by the coding sequence ATGGCACGGCCGAGGGTTCTGTCTGGGGTGCAACCCACCGGGGCTCTGCACCTCGGCAACTGGCTGGGTGCGATCCGCAACTGGGTTGATCTCCAGAGCAGCCACGACACTTTTTTTTGTGTGGTCGATCTTCATGCGATCACAGTTCCCCATCAGCCAGCCCAGCTCGCCGAAGACACGCTCTCAACAGCTGCTCTCTATCTCGCCTGCGGCATAGATCCCGATCGCTCAACGGTGTTCGTGCAGAGCCATGTGGGCGCCCACTGCGAACTTGCCTGGCTGCTCAACTGCGTCACCCCGCTCAATTGGCTGGAGCGGATGATCCAGTTCAAGGAAAAGGCAATCAAACAGGGAGACCAGGTGTCTGTGGGCCTATTGGACTACCCGGTGCTGATGGCTGCCGACATCCTTCTCTACGACGCTGATCTAGTGCCAGTGGGGGAGGATCAAAAGCAGCACCTTGAACTCGCCCGCGACATTGCCCAGCAGCGCATCAACGCCCGTTTTGGCAAGCGCAATCCAGACGGTGAGTTGATTCCAGTGCTCAAGGTGCCCGAGCCCTTGATCCTGCGAGAAGGGGCCCGGGTGATGAGCCTCACCGATGGCAGCTCAAAGATGAGCAAAAGTGACCCCAACGAGGGATCTCGGATCAGCTTGCTGGATCCGCCGGAACTGGTAGTCAAAAAAATCAAACGGGCCAAAACCGACCCCACCATGGGGCTGGAATTCGGCAATCCGGAGCGGCCGGAAGCGGACAATCTTCTGGGGCTCTACGCCCTGCTGGCCGGCAAAAGCCGGCAGCAGGCAGCCGAGCAGTGCAGCGCCATGGGCTGGGGCACCTTTAAGCCCTTGCTGGCAGAAGCTACCGTGGAGGCCTTAAGGCCAGTGCAGCAGCGTTATCAGGAGTGGCGCCAGCAGCCAGGAGCGGTGGCGGAGGTGCTGCGCAATGGCCAGCAAAAAGCTGCCGCTGTGGCCGATGAGACCCTCAAAAGGGTGCGGGGAACACTGGGTTTCTTGCCGCCCGCCTAG
- a CDS encoding metal ABC transporter permease encodes MTWLLEPLSHAFMVRALLVSALVGGSCGLLSCYMTLKGWALMGDAVSHAVMPGVVVAYSLGLPFSLGAFVFGVGSVALIGFVKQKSRIKEDTVIGLVFTGFFALGLVLVSKVRSNIDLTHILFGNVLGISSSDIWQTLLISALVVGVLLVLRRDLLLFCFDPTHARSIGINTGLLHYTLLSVLSLAAVAGLQTVGVILVVAMLVTPGATAYLLTDSFDRMTLIAIASSVFSSLLGVYISYWSDSSTAGCIVLVQFGLFLLAFLLAPRYGILRGKGLQDP; translated from the coding sequence ATGACCTGGCTGTTGGAGCCCCTCAGTCACGCCTTCATGGTGCGGGCCTTACTGGTCAGTGCCCTGGTTGGTGGCAGCTGCGGTCTGCTCTCCTGCTACATGACCCTCAAGGGCTGGGCCCTGATGGGCGATGCCGTCTCCCATGCGGTCATGCCTGGAGTGGTGGTTGCCTACTCCCTTGGTCTGCCGTTCTCCCTGGGGGCATTTGTCTTCGGGGTGGGATCGGTGGCCTTGATCGGCTTCGTCAAGCAGAAGTCTCGGATCAAGGAAGACACGGTGATTGGCCTGGTGTTCACCGGTTTCTTTGCCCTTGGTCTGGTTCTTGTGTCGAAGGTGCGCAGCAATATCGATCTCACCCACATCCTGTTTGGCAACGTGCTGGGCATCTCCAGCTCTGACATCTGGCAGACGCTGTTGATATCGGCGCTGGTGGTGGGAGTGCTGCTGGTGCTGCGGCGGGATCTGCTGCTGTTCTGTTTCGATCCCACCCATGCCCGCTCGATCGGCATCAACACCGGCCTGCTGCATTACACCTTGCTATCGGTGCTCTCCCTGGCGGCCGTGGCGGGTTTGCAGACCGTGGGGGTGATCCTTGTGGTGGCGATGCTGGTCACCCCGGGAGCTACGGCCTACCTGCTCACCGATAGCTTCGATCGCATGACCCTGATCGCCATCGCCAGCAGCGTCTTCTCCAGCCTGCTGGGGGTGTACATCAGCTACTGGAGTGACAGTTCCACAGCCGGCTGCATTGTTCTAGTGCAGTTCGGCCTGTTCCTGCTGGCTTTTCTGCTGGCCCCCCGTTACGGCATCTTGAGAGGCAAAGGCCTCCAGGATCCCTAG
- the lepB gene encoding signal peptidase I — MVETLRRQVVPVLVWVLLALVLRWAVLEPRWIPSGSMLPALQLQDRVLVEKLRARLHRPIPIGTVVVFHPPAALLAAGYDPKAALIKRVVAQAGDAVEVRNGVLWRNGSKAAIDWSAEPMDYQLEPLTVPPDHLLVLGDNRNASLDSHLWGPLPQKALIGTAVLRYWPLNRFGWLRISAMGHPPTATNELG, encoded by the coding sequence CTGGTCGAAACCCTGCGCCGCCAGGTGGTGCCGGTGCTGGTTTGGGTGTTGCTGGCCCTGGTGCTGCGCTGGGCGGTGCTGGAGCCCCGCTGGATTCCCTCGGGATCGATGCTCCCGGCCCTGCAACTGCAGGATCGGGTGCTGGTGGAGAAGCTGCGCGCCCGGCTGCATCGCCCCATACCAATCGGCACCGTGGTGGTCTTCCATCCCCCCGCAGCCCTGCTAGCAGCTGGCTACGACCCCAAGGCGGCCCTGATCAAGCGGGTGGTGGCACAAGCGGGCGATGCGGTGGAGGTGCGCAATGGCGTGCTGTGGCGCAACGGCAGCAAGGCGGCAATTGATTGGTCAGCCGAACCGATGGACTACCAACTGGAACCCCTCACGGTGCCCCCGGACCATCTGCTGGTTTTGGGAGACAACCGCAATGCCAGCTTGGATTCCCACCTCTGGGGGCCCCTGCCGCAAAAGGCCTTGATCGGCACAGCGGTGCTTCGTTACTGGCCCCTCAATCGGTTCGGCTGGTTACGGATCTCCGCCATGGGCCACCCCCCTACTGCGACGAATGAGCTGGGGTAA
- a CDS encoding metal ABC transporter ATP-binding protein, with protein MRIEAEHLHVDYNGIVALFDASLRLPAGCICGLVGMNGAGKSTLFKCLTGFVRPSKGRILINGKSVAQAQRHQAVAYVPQNEGIDCSFPISVWDVVMMGRYGAMNLLRLPRSADRLAVREALDRVELLDLSDRPIGSLSGGQRKRAFLARAIAQGASVLLLDEPFNGVDVRTEKLMAALFFQFRQEGRTILISTHDLEQVRDFCDLVVLINKTVLAFGETAKVFTPENLALAFGGLPADLLVVSNGVDGETGS; from the coding sequence ATGCGCATCGAAGCCGAGCACCTGCACGTCGACTACAACGGAATCGTGGCCCTGTTTGATGCTTCGTTGCGGCTGCCCGCCGGTTGCATCTGCGGCCTCGTGGGTATGAACGGCGCAGGCAAGTCCACCTTGTTCAAATGCCTGACAGGCTTTGTGCGCCCCTCCAAGGGCCGCATCCTCATCAACGGTAAGAGCGTTGCCCAGGCCCAGCGTCACCAGGCGGTGGCGTATGTGCCCCAGAACGAGGGCATCGACTGCAGTTTTCCCATCTCTGTCTGGGACGTGGTGATGATGGGTCGATACGGTGCGATGAACCTGCTTCGCCTGCCCCGCTCCGCGGATCGGCTCGCAGTGCGGGAAGCCCTGGACCGGGTTGAGCTGCTCGATCTGAGCGACCGGCCGATCGGGTCCCTCTCCGGCGGACAGCGCAAGCGGGCTTTTCTGGCACGCGCCATCGCCCAGGGAGCCTCTGTGCTGTTGCTAGACGAACCCTTCAACGGCGTGGATGTTCGCACCGAGAAGCTTATGGCCGCTCTGTTTTTTCAGTTCCGCCAGGAGGGAAGGACGATTCTGATCTCAACCCACGACCTAGAGCAAGTGCGCGACTTCTGTGATCTGGTGGTCTTGATTAACAAGACCGTGCTCGCGTTCGGCGAAACGGCCAAGGTGTTTACCCCCGAAAATCTAGCCCTCGCATTTGGCGGTTTGCCAGCGGATCTGCTGGTGGTGTCGAACGGCGTTGATGGAGAAACAGGCTCATGA
- a CDS encoding YcjF family protein codes for MTLPQLAGLAMVRQAMPTTLKPWLPAIGTGVMGWFALDGLLRLSHLPIASGLTLAGLGLGALLLRRRQPRGPAPTDVPGWLGRLEQLEAQFLRLAGEPAPAQAELDSQLRKDQLAALRQELERQGLQLALVGTCPPALALQPDLIGALRGPETLQLHWAHPLPAWSADWSWPEVFAACDLLIHHLRTPLSAADLRWLEALPAAQPAWLLVDCPSDDKSREALSAELRSQLGQELSSRLLFWDGLPANLSASLSPLARHLASGGVELRRGRQLRRLEQLHSQWQCDLEQLRRQHFLPLQRRTQWLVAAGVVAAPLPSLDLLVLAVANGLMLREMARLWDCPWTFEQLQAAASELAKAALAQGVVEWSSQLLTGLVKLHGATWLVGGALQALSAAYLTRVVARSMADMLALSAGVSEPDLAEIKRQAPLLVARAAEAEKLDWAGFLDQGRQWLRSQSAADFPAESV; via the coding sequence GTGACCCTCCCCCAGCTCGCCGGGTTAGCCATGGTCCGCCAGGCCATGCCCACGACCCTCAAACCTTGGCTGCCGGCTATCGGCACCGGGGTTATGGGCTGGTTTGCCCTCGATGGGCTGCTGCGATTGAGCCACCTGCCCATCGCCTCTGGCCTCACCTTGGCTGGCCTGGGCCTGGGTGCTTTGCTGCTGCGCCGCCGCCAACCCCGGGGGCCAGCCCCCACGGATGTGCCCGGCTGGCTGGGTCGCCTGGAGCAGCTTGAGGCTCAGTTTTTACGGTTGGCAGGGGAGCCAGCTCCAGCCCAGGCTGAGCTTGATAGCCAGTTGCGCAAGGACCAACTGGCAGCCCTGCGCCAGGAGCTGGAGCGGCAGGGCTTGCAGTTGGCCCTGGTGGGTACCTGCCCTCCGGCTCTGGCTCTGCAACCAGATCTGATCGGGGCCCTGCGTGGTCCCGAGACACTTCAGCTTCACTGGGCCCATCCCTTGCCGGCCTGGAGTGCCGATTGGTCTTGGCCTGAAGTATTTGCTGCCTGCGACCTGCTGATCCACCATCTGCGCACTCCTCTATCCGCCGCTGATCTGCGCTGGCTCGAGGCCCTGCCCGCAGCTCAGCCCGCCTGGCTGCTGGTGGATTGCCCCAGTGATGACAAGTCTCGCGAAGCTCTGAGCGCTGAATTGCGCTCCCAGCTTGGCCAGGAGCTTTCCAGCCGTCTGCTTTTTTGGGATGGCCTACCCGCGAACCTTTCAGCCAGCCTTTCGCCCCTAGCCCGGCATCTCGCCAGTGGAGGCGTGGAGCTGCGCCGTGGCCGCCAGCTGCGCCGTCTTGAGCAATTGCACAGCCAGTGGCAGTGCGATCTCGAGCAGCTGCGGCGTCAGCACTTTCTGCCGCTGCAGCGGCGCACCCAATGGCTGGTGGCGGCCGGGGTGGTGGCGGCGCCCCTACCGAGCCTTGATTTGCTGGTGCTTGCGGTGGCTAATGGCTTAATGCTGCGCGAAATGGCTCGCCTCTGGGATTGCCCTTGGACTTTCGAGCAACTGCAGGCCGCCGCTAGTGAACTGGCCAAGGCAGCCCTCGCCCAGGGGGTAGTGGAGTGGAGCAGCCAGCTTCTGACTGGCCTGGTCAAGTTGCATGGCGCCACCTGGCTGGTGGGGGGGGCGTTGCAGGCCCTCAGCGCCGCCTATCTCACCCGGGTTGTGGCCCGGTCCATGGCTGACATGTTGGCCCTCTCGGCGGGGGTGAGCGAGCCGGATCTCGCCGAGATCAAACGCCAGGCACCCCTGTTGGTGGCTCGGGCCGCCGAGGCTGAAAAGCTGGATTGGGCCGGCTTCCTTGACCAGGGGCGCCAGTGGTTGCGCAGCCAGTCTGCGGCTGACTTTCCGGCCGAAAGCGTCTGA
- the menD gene encoding 2-succinyl-5-enolpyruvyl-6-hydroxy-3-cyclohexene-1-carboxylic-acid synthase — protein sequence MEQGLSQAVLCPGSRSGALALALGVLEPHGLALYTAIDERSAAFFALGLARATGKAVAVVTTSGTAVANLLPAAVEADYGAIPLLLISADRPSRLKGCGANQTVNQESFLAASVRWFGQGDGTGLAAMTDAAIAALARQAWSATRPPGLAPGPVHLNLPFAEPLHAGGPALLEATAHASLDITPPPWGELSLRTPGSGIQARPFSPAPDPDQPGVVVAGPWRGLPQNWPGYVEALVRWQRRTGWPVLADGLSGLRGLAELDLISSYDLLLEAPEPELRSAQVLRLGPLPASRRLQRWLADQDALQWLVSEGEPRCLDPLGGGGHGSGCQQSAAGLAGWSASLPPAFWAGGPSGEALQFGARWRQREQHLQLWLDQQLANADGAENGVSELCLARQLGLLLPAGLPLVLANSSPVRDWESFANPAAPWRPVYGFRGASGIDGTLSIACGVAEAHGQAVLLTGDLALLHDSHGWLWQRQLKGRLTVILINNGGGGIFEQLPIRTTPERALDFERLFAMPQQLDHLALAAAHGVPGRRVLQLAGLPAQLDWALQQPLALLELVSDRRADALRRQTLRRMAAQALMQP from the coding sequence ATGGAGCAGGGGCTAAGCCAGGCTGTCTTGTGTCCGGGCAGTCGCTCCGGTGCTCTGGCCCTAGCCCTGGGTGTGCTTGAGCCGCACGGGCTGGCGCTCTACACCGCCATTGACGAGCGCTCTGCCGCTTTCTTTGCCCTGGGTTTGGCCAGGGCCACTGGCAAAGCAGTTGCGGTTGTCACCACCTCGGGCACCGCTGTGGCAAACCTGTTGCCCGCCGCGGTGGAGGCGGACTATGGCGCCATCCCCCTATTGCTGATTAGCGCTGATCGCCCCAGCCGGCTCAAGGGCTGTGGGGCCAACCAGACCGTGAACCAGGAAAGCTTTCTGGCCGCCAGTGTGCGCTGGTTTGGCCAGGGCGATGGCACTGGACTGGCTGCCATGACGGACGCTGCCATCGCTGCCCTGGCTCGCCAGGCATGGTCTGCAACCCGGCCCCCTGGCCTGGCCCCGGGGCCAGTGCACCTCAACCTTCCCTTTGCCGAACCCCTGCATGCAGGCGGGCCGGCGCTGCTTGAGGCAACGGCCCACGCTTCCCTTGATATAACTCCCCCTCCATGGGGAGAGCTGAGCCTGAGGACCCCTGGATCAGGGATACAGGCAAGGCCCTTCAGCCCCGCTCCCGATCCCGACCAGCCAGGGGTGGTGGTTGCTGGTCCCTGGCGCGGCCTGCCCCAGAACTGGCCTGGATATGTGGAGGCTCTGGTGCGCTGGCAGCGGCGCACGGGCTGGCCCGTGCTGGCCGATGGCCTCAGCGGGCTGCGGGGGTTGGCTGAACTGGATTTGATCAGCAGCTACGACCTACTGCTCGAGGCTCCTGAACCCGAGCTGCGTTCAGCCCAGGTGCTGCGCCTTGGCCCCTTGCCCGCCAGCCGCCGCCTGCAGCGCTGGCTGGCCGACCAGGATGCTCTCCAGTGGCTTGTCAGTGAGGGCGAGCCGAGATGTCTTGATCCGCTAGGCGGCGGAGGGCACGGCAGCGGTTGCCAGCAGAGCGCCGCCGGACTTGCCGGCTGGAGTGCCAGCTTGCCGCCAGCTTTTTGGGCTGGTGGCCCCAGTGGCGAGGCCCTGCAGTTTGGAGCCCGCTGGCGGCAGCGGGAGCAGCACCTACAGCTCTGGCTAGATCAGCAGCTAGCAAACGCTGATGGGGCAGAAAATGGTGTAAGTGAGCTTTGTTTGGCGCGCCAGTTGGGTCTCCTGCTGCCCGCCGGCTTGCCGCTGGTGCTTGCCAACAGCAGCCCAGTGCGGGATTGGGAGAGCTTCGCCAATCCCGCAGCCCCCTGGCGACCGGTCTACGGGTTTCGAGGGGCCTCCGGCATCGATGGCACCCTCTCGATCGCTTGCGGGGTCGCTGAGGCCCATGGCCAGGCGGTGTTGCTCACGGGTGATCTGGCCCTGCTCCATGACAGCCATGGCTGGCTTTGGCAGCGCCAACTAAAGGGGCGTCTCACCGTGATCCTGATCAACAACGGCGGTGGCGGCATCTTTGAGCAGCTGCCGATTCGCACCACGCCTGAGCGGGCCCTGGATTTCGAGAGGCTGTTTGCCATGCCCCAGCAGCTTGATCACCTGGCTTTGGCTGCCGCCCATGGCGTGCCGGGGCGCAGGGTGCTGCAGCTAGCTGGCTTGCCAGCCCAGCTGGACTGGGCGCTGCAGCAGCCGCTGGCGCTGCTTGAGCTGGTGAGCGATCGCCGCGCCGATGCGCTCAGGCGCCAGACCTTGCGCAGAATGGCTGCCCAAGCCCTGATGCAGCCTTGA
- a CDS encoding DUF2752 domain-containing protein, which translates to MRQRRSLLLLGLAAGAALPMGLWSCPLRQLTGIPCPACYLTRSVLATLRGDLAQALEWHAFGPVLVGLALALGLWTLFGGRLAPRRLLQLACAAAVLAFGYWLLRLWGWSQGQPLPA; encoded by the coding sequence CGGCTGGAGCGGCCCTGCCCATGGGGTTGTGGAGTTGTCCCCTGCGTCAGCTCACGGGGATTCCCTGCCCCGCCTGCTACCTAACGCGCTCCGTGCTGGCGACCCTGCGCGGTGACCTTGCCCAAGCCCTGGAGTGGCACGCCTTTGGCCCGGTGCTGGTGGGGCTAGCGCTGGCCCTAGGGCTCTGGACTCTCTTCGGCGGTCGTCTGGCGCCAAGGCGGCTGCTGCAGTTGGCCTGTGCCGCTGCTGTGCTGGCGTTTGGCTACTGGCTGCTGCGGCTTTGGGGCTGGAGCCAGGGCCAGCCTTTGCCAGCCTGA
- a CDS encoding DUF4336 domain-containing protein, with protein sequence MPDQFWPWWPLLPLYPYGRRRTLVRELIPGQVWSFEQLQGVFYVAVPIRMTVVRLRGGLLLYAPVPPTGEVRAALTELEHRYGPVCTIVLPTSSGLEHKLPVPAMARAFPAAQVWVTPRQWSFPLPLPLAWLGFPAQRTRVLFEQGLPHADELHWLPLGPLDLGLGTFMEAACLHRASGCLLLTDALVAISEQPPELFDADPTPLLFHARDRGDAPLLDTPDCRRRGWQRLVLFASYLRPDHLQVPGIRELLSGLLAAGVRSPRAYFGLYPFRWQEGWQAEFRRLVPGPEAALLVAPVLERLVFPRCRAALVTWIRNLAGQAEIRWLVPAHYQAPVACSPQRLRELADCLEGRDWAPDSGSWAYLSGIDKTLLRYGVVPEQPAEPAPGDF encoded by the coding sequence ATGCCGGACCAGTTCTGGCCCTGGTGGCCCCTGTTACCGCTCTACCCCTACGGACGCCGCCGCACCTTGGTGCGCGAATTGATCCCTGGCCAGGTTTGGAGTTTCGAGCAGCTCCAGGGGGTGTTTTACGTGGCAGTGCCGATCCGGATGACGGTGGTGCGTTTGCGGGGTGGTCTGTTGCTCTATGCCCCCGTGCCCCCCACTGGAGAGGTGCGGGCAGCGCTTACCGAGCTGGAACACCGCTACGGGCCCGTTTGCACGATCGTGCTGCCCACCAGCTCTGGCCTCGAGCACAAGCTGCCTGTGCCGGCGATGGCAAGGGCTTTCCCTGCCGCCCAGGTGTGGGTAACACCAAGGCAGTGGAGCTTCCCCTTGCCGCTGCCGCTGGCCTGGTTGGGGTTCCCGGCCCAGCGCACCCGGGTGTTGTTTGAGCAGGGCCTTCCCCATGCCGATGAGCTGCACTGGCTACCGCTCGGGCCTCTAGACCTAGGCCTGGGCACCTTCATGGAGGCGGCCTGCTTGCACCGCGCCAGTGGTTGCCTGCTGCTCACCGATGCCCTAGTGGCCATCAGCGAGCAACCCCCAGAACTATTTGATGCCGATCCGACCCCGCTGCTTTTCCATGCCAGGGATCGCGGTGATGCGCCCTTGCTGGACACTCCTGATTGCCGCAGGCGGGGCTGGCAGCGACTGGTGTTGTTTGCCTCCTATCTCCGCCCAGACCATCTGCAGGTGCCTGGAATCAGGGAGCTGCTTTCCGGCCTGCTGGCCGCGGGGGTGCGCTCGCCGCGCGCCTATTTCGGCCTCTATCCCTTCCGCTGGCAGGAGGGCTGGCAGGCTGAATTCCGGCGGCTGGTGCCCGGACCTGAGGCTGCACTTCTGGTGGCGCCTGTCTTGGAGCGGCTGGTGTTTCCCCGCTGCCGGGCCGCCCTGGTGACCTGGATCCGCAATTTGGCTGGCCAAGCCGAAATCCGCTGGCTGGTGCCGGCCCATTACCAAGCTCCGGTGGCATGCAGCCCCCAGCGATTAAGGGAGCTTGCAGACTGCCTGGAAGGGCGAGATTGGGCACCAGACAGCGGCAGCTGGGCTTACCTGAGCGGCATTGACAAAACCCTTCTGCGCTATGGAGTCGTGCCGGAGCAGCCCGCGGAGCCTGCACCAGGGGATTTCTGA